The window AAAATCTATAGTTTTCCGCTCGAATCTATTTCTTATTAATCTTCCTGGATTACCTCCTACTATTGTATAAGGATCAACATCTTTCGTAACTAAAGCGTTACTGCCGATAATAGCGCCATGGCCGATTTTAACCCCAGGCATAATAGTAGCTGAATTACCAATCCATACATCGTTACCGATTACCGTATCACCTTTGTTTAAATCATTACTTGGAGCATTACTCCAACTTTTGCCAAAAACTTCAAAAGGATAAGTAGAGATACCGTTCATTGCGTGGTTTGCGCCATTCATTATAAAACGTACGCCGCTAGCAATTTGACAAAATTTGCCGATTATTAGCTTATCGCCGATAAAATCAAAAAGATATAATACATTCTTTTCAAAATTATACACGTCCTCTATATCATCATAATAGGTATAATCATCCACTATAATTTGGGGATTGGTTATAATATTTTTTAAAAAACATGTTCTATACCAATTTTCAATTGGATAAACTACATCAGGGCTAACATATTCTATACTATCTGTCATATAATTTATGTTTCATATCAATTGTTAGGTTATTAACTGTATAAATGCTAGAATCTAAACTTTTGGCTTTATAATAAACTTTCTAATTAGGTAATGTCCCAAATAACAAAAAGGTGTATCTGCGAGAGCAGCTATTACTTTAAAAACAATTGAATTGGTTGCTACCTTATAGTAATTTTCCCAAGCTAAAATATTGGCTAAACAAAGTATAGTTAATACTAATATCGTATCTAATATTTGCGCAAGTATTGTACTGAGGTTATTGCGTAACCATAAATGCTTTGAGTCAGTCAAAGTTTTCAAATAAGAATAAACCTTAACATCCAATAGCTGAGCAAAAAAAGTAGCAACTACTGAAGCAATTGAAGCTATACCATATACACTAAACATTTTATGAAAACTACTATCATCAACATTTGACCAGGAAGTTGCAGGAAAATAATCGCCTATCATAATTAGCCCCATAACGATAAAACTGCATAAAACTGACATTTTTATCATGTGGTTTGCGTATTTATTACCATAGAACTCGGCAGTTAAATCAGAAATTAGAAAAGTAACTGGATATAAGAGAACACCGACAGAGAGTTCAAATTCTAAGGATAAGATATTAACTGTAACAAATTTTTGAAAAATCAAATTACCGGTAATAACAACAGTACAAAATAAACTGCAGAAAAATATATATAATTTTACCGATTTATCCATGTCTACGCCCCTAAATCGGTAAATATAAATTCATCCATTACACATCTGTTTTAATATTCAGCCTTTTCAAAACTTCCTGATAAGCATTAATCACATCGTCAGGATTAGTTTCTGCTATTTCATAACAGAGCTTTTGATTATTATACATATCCCATAATTTGCAAGTATCCGGGGAAATTTCATCGGTTAGCATTATTATATAGTCTTCACCATTGAAAACTCTGCCAAATTCCAATTTTATATCAACAAGCCTTATACCGATACCGGCAAAAAAACCCGTAAGAAAATCATGTACCCTAATAGCTACTTTTTTTAAATCTCTTATTTCTTTTTTACTTAACCAAGAAAAGCTATATATCTGATGCTCATTAATAATAGGATAGTTTAAATCGCCGTTCTTTACTCTAAAATCTATGATAGGGGAATCAAAAACAAAGCCATCTTCCATACCGAAATCCGTAACATATCTACCCGAAGCTAAAGAAGATACATGAACTTGAACAGGATACACATCTACGAATTGTATTAATTGCTGACGCATATTATTTTTTTGAATAAAATGGGTTTCTACACCTATCAATTCTAGTTTCTGCATTAAAAATGCAGAAATGCTGTTGTTAATAGCCCCTTTACCCGATATTACTATTGAGCTTTTATCTTGCAGTTTTAAAGTATCATTAAATGACATAATAAGGGCGTAATCTTCATCAGCTTGATAAAGGGTTTTACTTGAGCCGGTATAAATTTTTTCCTTCATTAGTTTTAAATATTAGAATTGAGCATGAATTAGGAAATAACTATTTTATAGTGGTTATACTTTTTTGAGCAAGCTTTTTTAAAGCTTAACCATACAGCCATTTCATTTTAATCCTAATTTAATTTGATAACTTAAACATATTAAAATTAAAATTTTCTGGCATCTCTCCAACAATCGACAAGGTCGGCTTTGAAGCAAAAATTTTCTCAGCACATTCAGTTAAATTACGCGTGTTTATATTCATTATTACGTCTAGCACTTCATCAGTAGAAAAATATTTTCCAAAAAGAGCAAAATTTTTACCAATTTCTTCCGATTTATATTCAGTACGTTCTTCTGCCATTAAAATACTCGTCTTAATTTGTGATTTAGCCCTTTGTAATTCCTCTTCTGAAATGTGTTCTCGAATTTTATTTATTTCAATTATTAAATTAGTAAGTAACTTTTCTACATTTTGATGGTCGCTGCCAGCATAAATGCTAAATATTCCACTATCATAATATGAGCTGTTAAAACTACCAACTGAGTAAGCTAGCCCAAGAGTTTCCCTTATCCTTTGGAATAATCTTGAAGAGAGACTACCGCCGAAAATAACAGATAAAATTTGAGCATAATAAAATTCAGCTATATTAGAATATGGAACACTTTCAAATCCAAGCGCAATTGATGTTTGTTCAAGAATTTTCTTTGTATGGACAAAACCACCTTTATACTTAGCTGGAGCTATTTTAGGCGAACTCAATGAAGATCTTACTAATAAAAAGTACTTTTCCGCCAAATTTATTACTTTATCATGAGAAATATTACCTGCTACTGAAATATAGATATTTTCAGTAGTATAATATTTTCCTAAAAAATTTAAAAAATCTTCTTTTTGGAATTTAGCTAAATTTTTTGCATCACCCAGTATAGACTTACCAATTGGTTGCCCTTCAAACGCTAATGAGTAGAACTTTTCATAAACCAGCTCATCGGGATTATCATTAACACTTGCCATTTCCTGCATGATAACGCTTAATTCCTTCTCTATATCGGCCTTAGCGAATAATGAATTTTGTAAAATATCAGCAAGTATTTCAAGTGCTTGATCAAAATTTTCATTTAAAACTTTGCTATAGTAGACTGTATGCTCACGGCTAGTGTAAGCATTAAAATAGCCGCCTATTATATCAAATTCCTTCGCTATTTCTTCAGCACTCCGAGTTTTTGTACCTTTAAATGCCATATGCTCCAGAAAGTGAGAAATCCCAGATTCTTGCCTCGATTCATACCTACTACCAACTTTAACGATAATATTTATTGAAACTGAGCTTACATGCGGCATATTAAACGTTACAACATTTATGCCGTTAGATAGTTTGCTATTTTGAAAACTCATAATTTATCAATCTTTTTGTATGGATGTTATTAAGGATATTAACTAATTTTTTACCAACAATTTTAATATCATAATTACCTATTGATCTTAAGTAAGTGGAGGATGATAATTTATTTGCCTCTTTCCGAACTGAACTCTATTTCTGTTAATAATCCACCTTGCTTGTTTCTGGCAAGCTCACCCGACCTATTTTTTAATTGTTCATTACCTAAAACTTCTCTGGTTTCTATTATTTCATGCTTGGTAAATTTTTCTGCATATATTCCTGACCAAACTCACTTACTTTTAAATAATCAATTTTTCCACTTACCAATATTGGAATTTCTTTAATAAATACTATAATTTGGGGAATATATAGTTCTGAAAATCCTAATTCTTTAGCCTTGTTAACAATTTCTGCCCTCGTTAGATCCTTAATCGTAGTAAATAACATAATCTGCTCCTCGTTATTACCATCCAGGACAGAAATAGCTGCACTCAGCGACTCATTACCTTTTATTTTGTTTATTAATTCTTCTAAAATAGCAAATGAAACCATTTCTCCGGAAATGTTAGCAAACCGTTTTTCCCTCCCTAAAATTGTTAGATAACCGTCCTGGTCAATAGTTGCTATATCCCCAGTATCATACCAATTATTACCTAATCTTTCCACAAATGGTGCTTCTATTACACCTGGATTCTCAGGCTTTATATAACCAAGCATTATATTTGGCCCTTTAACGCAAAGTCTTCCTCCATTCTCAATATTCTTAAGCGGTTTAAAAAAATACTCGATTTTTGGTAAAAACCTACCTACTGACCCTGCTTTATAATGCATCGGAGTATTTACAGCTATTGCCGGAGATGCTTCAGTTGCACCATAAGTCTCAAGTATTCTGATTCCAAATTTATCAAGCCAGATTTGCCTTGTTTCTTCCTTAAGCTTTTCTGCTCCTGCTATAACATATCTCATTGAATAAAAATCATATGGATGAGCGGAAGAAGCATAAGCCGCTAAAAAACTATCAGTTCCAAACATTATTGTTGCACCCACGTCATAAATAACTTCAGGAATTATTCTATGATGCAGTGGAGATGGATATAAAAATGTTTTAACGCCTCCGAGCAACATAATTATTGATGTTGTGTAGCCGAAACTATGAAACAGCTGCAGAGGGTTAAAAGCCAAATCGTGCGGGTTAAAATCGATTATAGAAAGTATTTGGCATCGATTAGACTGTATATTTCGATGAGACAAAGCAACTGCTTTTGGCTTTCCTTCCGTTCCAGATGTAAATAATATCACTGCCGGTAGTTTATCATCCCTTTTGGGACAAATATATTCATAATACAGTTCTGGAAATATGCTGCCGATCATTGCTTTTATTTTTAATAAAGGCGTAATATTTGCTTTTAAATCTTCCAGGTATATAAGCTTTATTCCCTGTTTTAATAACGAATCAATAAGCTCTTCAAGCCCTGCTGTTTTTACAAATTTCTGCGAAGTATAAATGATTTTAATTGTGGCCGTATTACAGCTCGAAATGACGTGGTTTATGCCTGCAGTAAAGTTAATTATTGCCGGAATCCTCCCCATTGCTTGCATAGCAAATAAACTAATTATACTATCAACCATATTAGGGAGCATTAACCCAACTTTTTCTCCAGCTTCTGTTTGTTTTTCAATTAAACTACTAAGAACAAATGATTTTAAAATCATAGATTTATAGGTAGTTTTATTACCTTCTATATCCTCCAAGATCTTTGTGTTCATCCCAAACAATTTTGCAGAATTAATCAACGATTGGAATAAGGTTTCCTTATAATCCGAACTTTCAAACATCATGTCTCTCATTATGTCGTAAAGAGCTTGACTAATATATTTTCTTCTATCCCTACTGCTAAGATTTCCTAGAGGATTAACTTTTACCGGAGGGAGAATAGTAATAGTAATTTTTCTTCTCAAAGAGAACCTAGTTTTTAGCGTTTTACGAATTTTTGAGAAACAAGTAAACTCCGTACCGTGAACTCTTATTGGTAGAATTGTAGCATTAGCTTTATCGGCAATCATAGCCGGACCTTCATATACTTTCATTAAAGCGCCGGTAAGGCTAATTCTTCCCTCAGGAAAGATCGCAATTTTTTTATTCTTTTTTACTTCTTCAATTAAGCTCTTAATTGCCATAGGATTATTCGGATCAATCGGATAGGTACGGGCTAATTTAAGAAAAGGCCTTACCCACCATTCTTTAGAAACTCCTAAATTAATAGCAAATTGGATATTCTCAGGTATGTAAGTAGCTATCAAAATGGGATCAATATACGATAAATGGTTTGCAATTATCACTGCTTTTTTCCCAGCTTTTCTATAATTTTCCATCCCCTTTACCTCAACTTGGTAAAATAGGCTAAAAATTAGCCTAAAGATCGCTTGTAACATTTTTAGGGATATGATTTTACTATTTGGAATCAACTTATATATATGAAGAGCAACAATAAAATTTAAAATACTTATCGTTAAAATTACCGACGGTATTGAGAATTTCATATAAAAAAGTAAGGATAATATAGCAGTAGAACCTGCCATAAAGAATGAATTTATTAAATTATTTGCAGCTACTACCCGGCTTCTGTGAGCAGGGGAAGAAAAATACTGCATCACAGCAAATAACGGTACTACGTAAAAGCCACCAATAGCGGAAAGGCAAAAGAGATCAAATAATATCCGCCAATAATGTAATTTCGATAAAAAATCATAAATACTTTTTAAATGCTCCGGACTATAACTAATCTCGGCAATATGCGTAGCAAAATATAGATCAATACAGAAAATGCTTATTCCAACAGCTGAAATAAAAACATATTTGGTTGTAATATTATTAGCCAAAATCCTATTACATACAAATGCCCCTACTCCTACCCCAACGGAAAATACTACTAAAAACAAATTAGCTACACTTTCATCCGCCCCTAAGGTGTCCCTTGCTAAAAGAGGTATCTGAGCTAAAATTGCAGCCCCAATAAACCAAAACCACGAGATACCTAGAATAGCTAAATAAACTTTATTCTTTGAATAAGCATATTTTACGATGTTAATGTTTTCATTTATAATATTTAAATTAATCCTAATATTAGGATTTGTATTGCCGGAAGCGGGCATAAAAAAACTAGCTATAAAACCTATAAATGATACAACAACAGCAAATCCGACAACTAATTCACTTTCAAAATTATAAAACCCGCCTATTATAGTACCAAGCATTATGGACATAAAAGTTCCAGCCTCTATGTAACCATTAGCACCAAGTAATTCTTGTTTTTTTAAGTGGTCAGGCAACACGCTGTATTTAATTGGGCCAAAAAAAGTTGAATGTATCCCCATTAAAGTTAGAGCAACGAATAAAACAACTAGATTTACACTGTAAAAACCGTAAGCTGAAAGGAGTATTATACCTATTTCTGTAGATTTTATGATTCTAACAATAATAGTTCGTTCATAACGATCCGCTATTTGCCCTGCTAAGCTTGCAAATAGCACAAAAGGAGCTATAAACAAAACATTAGCAAGCATAACCAACATATAAGGTGCTATAGTTAGACTCTGGGCTATTTTAAATGTAATTAAAATTATAAGAGCATTTTTTATAATACTATCGTTTAGACATCCGCAGAACTGTACAATAAATATTGGTAAGAATCTTCTGTTTTTAAAAAGATACAGCTGGTTAGAATCCATTTACTTCCCTAAAAAATTATTGGGAAATACTATGTAATTTATCATTACTTGTCAAACGAACTGTTTTCTATTTACGCAGTGCTTCATATACAATTTGGGCCAGCTCTTTGTTTATTCCTTCTACTTTTGTTAATTCATCAACAGTAGCATCTGACACGGCAGCAAAAGATCCAAAATAACTTAGCAATCCTTTCTTCCGCATTTCACCAATTCCCGGTATATTATCTAGAGAAGAAATCTTTATAGCTTTTGAACGTTTTTTTCGGTGGTTTTTTATAGCGAAATTATGTGCCTCATCTCTTAGAATTTGCAAGTATTTCATTACCGGTAAGTTTTTATCTAAAGTAAATACCTCTTGATTTGGCCTATGAAACTGCTCCCTCCCTCTATTTCTATCTACTCCCTTAGACATGCATACAAATGGTATATTTAAACTAAATTTTTCCAGTACTTGCTCTACTATGTTCATATGTCCCCTGCCGCCGTCTATTATCATTAAATCAGGTAATCTATATGGCTCATTTCTTAGCCTATTAAGTCTTCTGGTTAAAACTTCCCTAAGCATTGCATAATCATCGCCCCCTCCTATATTTTGGGGTTGGTCTTTTATTGTAAATAACCGATATTCTTTTTTATCAAAACCCTCCCTACCCGCAACAATCATCGCCCCTATAGCAAATGAACCCTGTATATGGCTATTATCATAAACTTCAATACGATTTGGCAAAGCGGGCAAATTAAATAATTTTTGAACTTCTTCTAGCGCATACCGGTTTTTAGCGGAGTTTTTTAGATGTTGTTCCAACGCAATTCTTGCATTTTCCAAAGCAATCTGCATAAGATTAGCAGTTGAGCCAGATTTTTTTGATACCTCTATTTTAATCTTTATACCGTGTAATTCTTTTAGTGCTTTTGCAAAAAGGTTAGGATCATTAATAGAATGGCTTAAAATTATGTTTTCAGCAGGAATTTTATCTTGATATAATTGCATGATGAATGCTTCCAATATTTCAGAAATATTCTGGCCTTGGGTGTGCTCGGGGAAATAAGGATGGTTACCGCAAGGCTGCCCTGCCCTGTAAATATAAAGCTGCACACAATACTCACCATTAAGCTCCGTTATAGCAATTAGATCTGTATCTTTTATAAAGCCAGTAGTTTCCGCTTTTAACTGTATATAACTTAAAGCCTTTATACGGTCACGTATTTTTGCTGCTTCTTCAAAATTTAATTCCTCACTTAACGATTGCATTTTTTGAGCAAGAAGATTCTGTAAGGATTTGTTTTTTCCTGATAAAAAAGTTTTTACCTGTTCTACAAGTTCATCATAATCTTTTTTTGATATCTTGCGGGTACAAGGAGCAGAACATCTGTTTATTTGATATTGAAGGCACGGCCTTTTTCGAGTCGAAAAATAGGAATCAGAACATGACCTTAATTTAAATATTTTTTGTAGCTCTAACAAGGTAACTTCAACCTGTTTAACAGAAGCAAAGGGGCCAAAAAATTTTCCGTTTTTAAGATCTCTACCTCTATATTTAATTAATTGAGGAAAGTCATGATCAAGCCGCAGTTTAATATAAGGAAAAGATTTATCATCTTTTAATAAAATATTAAACCGAGGTTTGAATTTTTTTATTAATTGTCCTTCAAGCAAAAGTGCTGACGATTCCGAGTCAGTAACACTATATTCCAGATAATATACTAGGGAAATCATGGTTGAATTTTTACCTTCAAGATCCCCGGTATATTGTTTTAAACGATTTTTAAGATTCTTCGCTTTGCCAATATAAATAATTTTTTTATCTATATCTAGCATACGATACACCCCCGGGTGGCTTGGCATTTCCTCCAAGCGAGACTTTATAAGCTCTTTACCCGATAATATATTATCGCTCAGACTTTTTTGGTATTGGGTCATAACCTCCGTCGCAGAAAGGATGGCACTTTAATAGCCTTCTTAAAGCAAAAAACAACCCTTTTATTGTACCATGAGTATTTATCGATTCATATGCATATTCAGAACAAGTTGGGTAAAACCTGCAATTTCTACCAAGCCATGGTGAAATAAAAAATTGGTAAAACTTAATAAGTAAGGTTAAAATAAATTTTATAATCATACTTGCAAAAGGTATATATAACCATTTCTTTAGCTTAATTTATAAGTCCAGATTCTTTTTACAGTAAAGGGCCTTTAATTATTGCTATTTTTTATCTTAGCGGAAATTTATAAGTCAACCCCATAGTAAACTCTCCTACTCCTATAGTCTTTTTAATAGGAGTTGCTTCATCAAAAGAATTTGTATTATTTAAAGTTTGATACTTTACTTTAATATTATTAACTACCTGCATTTTTGCACCAAAGTCAATAGCCAGCTTATCGGTAATATCTTTACTAAACCCTAACCCCGCTTGCCATACAAAACAATTTTGATTATTTTTCTTTATTTTAAAGTAAGGAATATCAGCGTTTGGTTTAACTGAAATTTTAGCCATACCAACACCAAAAATAACATAAGGCTTAATGCTTAGTGAA of the Candidatus Megaera polyxenophila genome contains:
- a CDS encoding chloramphenicol acetyltransferase, with amino-acid sequence MTDSIEYVSPDVVYPIENWYRTCFLKNIITNPQIIVDDYTYYDDIEDVYNFEKNVLYLFDFIGDKLIIGKFCQIASGVRFIMNGANHAMNGISTYPFEVFGKSWSNAPSNDLNKGDTVIGNDVWIGNSATIMPGVKIGHGAIIGSNALVTKDVDPYTIVGGNPGRLIRNRFERKTIDFLLELAWWDWPIEKITKHVNAIASGNLETLRALL
- a CDS encoding membrane protein, translating into MDKSVKLYIFFCSLFCTVVITGNLIFQKFVTVNILSLEFELSVGVLLYPVTFLISDLTAEFYGNKYANHMIKMSVLCSFIVMGLIMIGDYFPATSWSNVDDSSFHKMFSVYGIASIASVVATFFAQLLDVKVYSYLKTLTDSKHLWLRNNLSTILAQILDTILVLTILCLANILAWENYYKVATNSIVFKVIAALADTPFCYLGHYLIRKFIIKPKV
- a CDS encoding phosphoribosylaminoimidazole-succinocarboxamide synthase gives rise to the protein MKEKIYTGSSKTLYQADEDYALIMSFNDTLKLQDKSSIVISGKGAINNSISAFLMQKLELIGVETHFIQKNNMRQQLIQFVDVYPVQVHVSSLASGRYVTDFGMEDGFVFDSPIIDFRVKNGDLNYPIINEHQIYSFSWLSKKEIRDLKKVAIRVHDFLTGFFAGIGIRLVDIKLEFGRVFNGEDYIIMLTDEISPDTCKLWDMYNNQKLCYEIAETNPDDVINAYQEVLKRLNIKTDV
- a CDS encoding zinc protease, translating into MSFQNSKLSNGINVVTFNMPHVSSVSINIIVKVGSRYESRQESGISHFLEHMAFKGTKTRSAEEIAKEFDIIGGYFNAYTSREHTVYYSKVLNENFDQALEILADILQNSLFAKADIEKELSVIMQEMASVNDNPDELVYEKFYSLAFEGQPIGKSILGDAKNLAKFQKEDFLNFLGKYYTTENIYISVAGNISHDKVINLAEKYFLLVRSSLSSPKIAPAKYKGGFVHTKKILEQTSIALGFESVPYSNIAEFYYAQILSVIFGGSLSSRLFQRIRETLGLAYSVGSFNSSYYDSGIFSIYAGSDHQNVEKLLTNLIIEINKIREHISEEELQRAKSQIKTSILMAEERTEYKSEEIGKNFALFGKYFSTDEVLDVIMNINTRNLTECAEKIFASKPTLSIVGEMPENFNFNMFKLSN
- a CDS encoding acylglycerophosphoethanolamine acyltransferase; translated protein: MDSNQLYLFKNRRFLPIFIVQFCGCLNDSIIKNALIILITFKIAQSLTIAPYMLVMLANVLFIAPFVLFASLAGQIADRYERTIIVRIIKSTEIGIILLSAYGFYSVNLVVLFVALTLMGIHSTFFGPIKYSVLPDHLKKQELLGANGYIEAGTFMSIMLGTIIGGFYNFESELVVGFAVVVSFIGFIASFFMPASGNTNPNIRINLNIINENINIVKYAYSKNKVYLAILGISWFWFIGAAILAQIPLLARDTLGADESVANLFLVVFSVGVGVGAFVCNRILANNITTKYVFISAVGISIFCIDLYFATHIAEISYSPEHLKSIYDFLSKLHYWRILFDLFCLSAIGGFYVVPLFAVMQYFSSPAHRSRVVAANNLINSFFMAGSTAILSLLFYMKFSIPSVILTISILNFIVALHIYKLIPNSKIISLKMLQAIFRLIFSLFYQVEVKGMENYRKAGKKAVIIANHLSYIDPILIATYIPENIQFAINLGVSKEWWVRPFLKLARTYPIDPNNPMAIKSLIEEVKKNKKIAIFPEGRISLTGALMKVYEGPAMIADKANATILPIRVHGTEFTCFSKIRKTLKTRFSLRRKITITILPPVKVNPLGNLSSRDRRKYISQALYDIMRDMMFESSDYKETLFQSLINSAKLFGMNTKILEDIEGNKTTYKSMILKSFVLSSLIEKQTEAGEKVGLMLPNMVDSIISLFAMQAMGRIPAIINFTAGINHVISSCNTATIKIIYTSQKFVKTAGLEELIDSLLKQGIKLIYLEDLKANITPLLKIKAMIGSIFPELYYEYICPKRDDKLPAVILFTSGTEGKPKAVALSHRNIQSNRCQILSIIDFNPHDLAFNPLQLFHSFGYTTSIIMLLGGVKTFLYPSPLHHRIIPEVIYDVGATIMFGTDSFLAAYASSAHPYDFYSMRYVIAGAEKLKEETRQIWLDKFGIRILETYGATEASPAIAVNTPMHYKAGSVGRFLPKIEYFFKPLKNIENGGRLCVKGPNIMLGYIKPENPGVIEAPFVERLGNNWYDTGDIATIDQDGYLTILGREKRFANISGEMVSFAILEELINKIKGNESLSAAISVLDGNNEEQIMLFTTIKDLTRAEIVNKAKELGFSELYIPQIIVFIKEIPILVSGKIDYLKVSEFGQEYMQKNLPSMK
- a CDS encoding uvrABC system protein C; its protein translation is MTQYQKSLSDNILSGKELIKSRLEEMPSHPGVYRMLDIDKKIIYIGKAKNLKNRLKQYTGDLEGKNSTMISLVYYLEYSVTDSESSALLLEGQLIKKFKPRFNILLKDDKSFPYIKLRLDHDFPQLIKYRGRDLKNGKFFGPFASVKQVEVTLLELQKIFKLRSCSDSYFSTRKRPCLQYQINRCSAPCTRKISKKDYDELVEQVKTFLSGKNKSLQNLLAQKMQSLSEELNFEEAAKIRDRIKALSYIQLKAETTGFIKDTDLIAITELNGEYCVQLYIYRAGQPCGNHPYFPEHTQGQNISEILEAFIMQLYQDKIPAENIILSHSINDPNLFAKALKELHGIKIKIEVSKKSGSTANLMQIALENARIALEQHLKNSAKNRYALEEVQKLFNLPALPNRIEVYDNSHIQGSFAIGAMIVAGREGFDKKEYRLFTIKDQPQNIGGGDDYAMLREVLTRRLNRLRNEPYRLPDLMIIDGGRGHMNIVEQVLEKFSLNIPFVCMSKGVDRNRGREQFHRPNQEVFTLDKNLPVMKYLQILRDEAHNFAIKNHRKKRSKAIKISSLDNIPGIGEMRKKGLLSYFGSFAAVSDATVDELTKVEGINKELAQIVYEALRK
- a CDS encoding membrane protein insertion efficiency factor YidD translates to MIIKFILTLLIKFYQFFISPWLGRNCRFYPTCSEYAYESINTHGTIKGLFFALRRLLKCHPFCDGGYDPIPKKSER